The following proteins are encoded in a genomic region of Aquifex aeolicus VF5:
- the hemL gene encoding glutamate-1-semialdehyde 2,1-aminomutase yields the protein MKNEKLYREALQVMPGGVNSPVRAFKAVGGKPIFLVKGRGPRVWDAEGNEYIDFLASWGAIILGHAPKKVVKAVQEEAEKGLSFGLTNPHEVTLAKLVVEMVPSVEKVRFVNSGTEATMSAVRLARGVTGRKYIVKFEGCYHGHYDSLLVSAGSGVATFGIPGTPGIPEEIAKLTIVLPYNDVQALEEAFKEYGSEIAGVIVEPIAGNMGVVPPKKEFLIRLRELTKEYGSLLMFDEVITGFRLSKGGAQELFGIEPDITCLGKILGGGLPVGAYGGRREIMERVAPEGEVYQAGTLAGNPLAMVSGSETLKDLRDKEPYKELEEKMEKLARGVKDILTEKGIQHTINKVGSMMTVFFTDKKVVDFQTAKTSDTELFAKFFRALLNKGVLIPPSQFEAWFLTTAHEEEVIDEALERIRDAVKEL from the coding sequence ATGAAGAACGAAAAGTTATACAGAGAAGCCCTTCAGGTAATGCCCGGAGGCGTAAACAGTCCCGTCAGAGCCTTTAAAGCGGTAGGGGGAAAGCCCATTTTCCTTGTTAAGGGAAGAGGACCAAGAGTCTGGGACGCCGAAGGGAACGAGTACATAGATTTCCTCGCTTCCTGGGGGGCTATAATCCTCGGACACGCTCCCAAGAAAGTGGTGAAAGCGGTTCAGGAGGAAGCTGAAAAGGGACTTTCTTTCGGTTTGACAAACCCTCACGAAGTAACACTGGCAAAGCTCGTGGTTGAGATGGTTCCTAGTGTTGAAAAAGTAAGGTTCGTAAACTCTGGAACTGAAGCCACGATGTCTGCGGTGAGACTCGCAAGGGGAGTCACAGGAAGAAAGTACATAGTGAAGTTTGAAGGTTGCTACCACGGTCACTATGATAGCCTCCTCGTGAGTGCGGGTTCGGGCGTGGCTACTTTCGGGATCCCTGGAACTCCCGGCATTCCTGAAGAAATAGCGAAGCTCACCATAGTCTTGCCTTACAACGATGTTCAAGCTCTGGAGGAAGCCTTTAAAGAGTACGGCAGTGAAATAGCGGGAGTTATAGTGGAGCCCATAGCGGGAAATATGGGCGTAGTTCCCCCAAAGAAGGAATTCCTTATAAGACTCAGGGAACTCACGAAAGAGTACGGAAGCCTCCTTATGTTTGACGAAGTAATTACGGGTTTTAGACTTTCAAAGGGCGGAGCTCAGGAACTCTTTGGTATAGAGCCCGACATAACATGCCTCGGGAAAATACTCGGAGGAGGACTGCCCGTAGGTGCTTACGGAGGAAGAAGGGAAATTATGGAAAGGGTAGCTCCCGAGGGTGAAGTGTATCAGGCCGGAACGCTTGCGGGAAATCCCCTTGCTATGGTTTCGGGTTCTGAAACCTTAAAAGATTTAAGGGACAAAGAACCTTACAAGGAACTGGAAGAGAAGATGGAGAAACTTGCCAGAGGCGTTAAGGATATCCTCACCGAAAAGGGAATACAGCACACGATAAACAAGGTAGGTTCTATGATGACGGTGTTCTTCACGGATAAGAAAGTTGTGGACTTCCAAACCGCTAAGACTTCGGACACAGAGCTGTTCGCAAAGTTCTTCAGAGCACTTTTAAACAAAGGTGTGTTAATTCCGCCCTCTCAATTCGAGGCGTGGTTCTTAACCACCGCACACGAGGAAGAAGTAATAGACGAAGCCCTTGAAAGAATCCGGGACGCGGTAAAGGAACTGTGA
- a CDS encoding mechanosensitive ion channel family protein produces the protein MEEILIWIKKLEKYLYALNAKVAGIPLYKIIIASAIMLFTLILRRLIAFLIVKILTKLTIRTKTDVDELIVKAFVKPFSYFIVVFGFYLSLLVLEVPKVYADKFLKTFSLLILGWAIIRFLNLFHNKIVEFFVKVGGKDFAEEVGDFILKILKAFVVVIVGASLLQEWGVNIGAILASVGLLGLAVSLAAKDTFENILSGLIILLDKPVKVGETVKVKDFMGSVEDIGLRSTKIRTFDKSLVTIPNRDIVNNHVENFTRRNKRRVRFYIGVVYSTKREQLENILKEIRELLKEHPGVAKDEKFYVYFENYGDSSLNILIQYYANTNDYEEYLKIIEDINLKIMEIVEKNGSSFAFPSRSVYIEKMPKS, from the coding sequence ATGGAAGAGATACTTATATGGATAAAGAAATTAGAAAAGTACCTCTATGCGCTTAATGCGAAAGTGGCCGGAATACCTCTTTACAAAATAATTATTGCATCTGCAATTATGCTTTTTACCCTAATTTTAAGGAGACTTATAGCTTTTTTAATAGTTAAAATCTTAACGAAATTAACTATAAGGACAAAAACTGATGTTGACGAATTAATAGTAAAGGCATTCGTAAAGCCTTTTAGCTACTTTATCGTTGTTTTTGGTTTTTATTTATCCCTTTTAGTGCTTGAAGTTCCGAAGGTTTACGCAGATAAATTTCTTAAAACTTTTTCACTGCTTATACTCGGATGGGCAATTATAAGATTCTTGAATCTATTTCACAATAAAATTGTGGAATTTTTCGTAAAAGTTGGGGGAAAAGACTTTGCTGAAGAGGTAGGAGATTTTATTTTAAAGATTTTAAAGGCCTTTGTCGTTGTTATCGTAGGTGCTTCCCTTCTTCAGGAATGGGGAGTAAATATAGGAGCTATCCTCGCTTCCGTAGGACTTTTGGGTCTTGCCGTTTCACTAGCGGCTAAAGATACCTTTGAAAATATACTGAGCGGATTAATAATACTCTTAGATAAACCTGTGAAAGTGGGTGAAACGGTAAAAGTTAAGGATTTCATGGGAAGTGTTGAGGACATAGGTCTGCGTTCAACGAAGATAAGAACCTTTGACAAGTCTTTAGTTACTATTCCCAACAGAGATATAGTTAACAACCACGTTGAGAACTTCACGAGGAGAAACAAAAGGAGGGTAAGGTTTTACATAGGAGTGGTTTATTCTACAAAGAGGGAGCAACTTGAAAACATATTAAAGGAGATAAGGGAACTTTTGAAGGAGCACCCCGGAGTAGCGAAGGACGAAAAGTTTTACGTTTACTTTGAAAATTACGGAGATAGTTCCCTAAATATACTAATTCAATACTACGCAAATACGAACGATTACGAAGAGTACTTGAAAATAATAGAAGACATAAACCTTAAAATAATGGAAATAGTTGAGAAAAACGGAAGTTCTTTTGCTTTCCCAAGCAGATCTGTATACATAGAAAAGATGCCGAAATCTTAA
- the coaBC gene encoding bifunctional phosphopantothenoylcysteine decarboxylase/phosphopantothenate--cysteine ligase CoaBC, which produces MNILIGVCGGIASYKVCELVRELKRKGHSVKTILTPFAEKFMSPLTFQTLSGNKAYTDKDWEEEPLAHINLARWADVFLIAPATANTIAKIANGISDNLLTTTILAYGKPLLVAPAMNTVMYKSPSTQENLKKLKEWGHVIIEPEFGVLACKEVGEGKLASIDRLIDWIYYVSEEKPLKGKKVLITCGATKEFIDPVRFISNYSSGEMGFSLARIFRWKGAEVKVIAGTTTAKEPPEVEIIRVQTTEEMREKVLEHYDWADIVVMNAAVADFKPSKVSKEKIKKRDKILLELVKNPDILEELGRKKGYKILVGFALESDNLLEYAREKLERKNLDLIVANPVKVMGKKEHEGYLITKDQIVELPKGSKLENARFIVEFIIGNVLRGGE; this is translated from the coding sequence ATGAATATCCTCATAGGAGTTTGCGGAGGAATAGCCTCCTACAAAGTTTGTGAACTCGTAAGGGAATTAAAAAGGAAAGGGCACAGCGTAAAAACTATACTTACCCCCTTTGCAGAAAAGTTCATGTCTCCACTAACTTTTCAAACCTTGAGCGGGAATAAAGCGTATACGGATAAGGACTGGGAAGAAGAACCCCTTGCCCATATAAACTTAGCGAGGTGGGCAGACGTTTTTTTAATAGCACCGGCCACGGCAAACACGATAGCAAAAATAGCAAACGGTATATCAGACAACCTCCTCACTACCACGATTCTCGCCTACGGAAAGCCTCTGCTTGTAGCCCCCGCTATGAACACCGTTATGTATAAATCTCCTTCCACTCAGGAAAATCTGAAAAAATTAAAAGAGTGGGGACACGTAATAATAGAACCGGAGTTCGGAGTTCTCGCCTGCAAAGAGGTTGGGGAGGGGAAACTGGCGAGCATTGACAGATTGATAGACTGGATTTATTACGTATCCGAAGAAAAACCCTTAAAGGGAAAGAAGGTTTTAATTACCTGCGGTGCGACAAAGGAGTTTATAGACCCCGTAAGATTTATATCAAATTACTCAAGCGGTGAGATGGGCTTTTCACTTGCCCGTATCTTCAGGTGGAAGGGAGCAGAAGTGAAAGTAATTGCGGGAACTACTACGGCAAAAGAACCTCCTGAAGTGGAGATAATAAGAGTTCAAACCACAGAGGAGATGAGAGAAAAGGTTCTAGAGCACTACGACTGGGCGGATATAGTGGTCATGAACGCAGCTGTTGCAGACTTCAAGCCTTCAAAGGTTAGTAAAGAAAAGATAAAGAAAAGGGATAAAATCCTTTTAGAACTCGTGAAGAATCCAGACATTCTGGAAGAACTCGGAAGGAAGAAGGGATATAAAATTCTGGTGGGATTTGCACTGGAGAGTGACAACCTTCTTGAGTACGCAAGGGAAAAACTTGAGAGGAAGAATCTTGATTTAATCGTTGCAAATCCTGTAAAAGTTATGGGAAAGAAGGAACACGAAGGGTATTTGATAACAAAGGACCAGATAGTTGAACTTCCGAAAGGTTCTAAGTTGGAAAATGCCAGATTTATCGTAGAATTTATTATTGGAAATGTTTTAAGAGGAGGAGAATAA
- a CDS encoding SDH family Clp fold serine proteinase, with the protein MPYYDPFSYLFSLLWFLLFVFILLSPWYKRMALIKAREDVIRKLEEKRKSRVITMIHRQEQIGFLGIPIFRFMTIEDSERVLRAIRMTPDDMPIDLIIHTPGGLALAATQIANALVKHKAPVRVIVPHYAMSGGTLIALAADEIIMDENAVLGPVDPQIGNMPAASILKVLEKKDPKDIDDQTLIMADVSEKAIKQMVDCLVDLLTKNGMDKEKAKKIAEELATGKFTHDYPLTVEYLKSLGLPVNTNVPQEVYELMELYEQPMGSQPPSVQYIPVPYKSPQQQQNAK; encoded by the coding sequence ATGCCCTACTACGACCCGTTTTCGTACCTTTTCAGCTTACTTTGGTTTTTACTTTTTGTCTTTATCCTCCTCTCCCCTTGGTACAAGCGTATGGCTCTTATCAAGGCGAGGGAGGACGTAATAAGGAAACTGGAGGAAAAGAGGAAGAGCAGGGTTATAACTATGATTCACAGACAGGAACAAATTGGTTTTCTGGGAATTCCCATATTCAGGTTCATGACTATTGAGGACAGTGAGAGGGTTTTAAGGGCTATCAGGATGACTCCCGACGATATGCCCATAGACCTTATAATACACACACCCGGAGGTCTTGCGCTCGCAGCAACCCAAATAGCAAACGCTTTAGTTAAGCACAAAGCTCCCGTAAGAGTCATAGTTCCCCACTATGCCATGTCCGGTGGAACTCTGATAGCACTTGCGGCAGATGAGATAATAATGGACGAAAACGCGGTTCTCGGACCCGTTGACCCTCAAATAGGAAACATGCCAGCAGCCTCTATTCTAAAGGTTTTAGAGAAAAAGGACCCCAAGGACATCGACGACCAGACCCTTATTATGGCGGACGTCTCCGAAAAGGCTATAAAACAAATGGTGGATTGCCTCGTAGATCTCCTTACAAAAAACGGAATGGATAAGGAAAAGGCTAAGAAAATAGCGGAAGAGCTCGCAACCGGAAAGTTCACACACGACTATCCCTTAACCGTAGAATACTTGAAGAGTCTCGGACTGCCTGTAAACACAAACGTTCCCCAAGAGGTTTACGAACTCATGGAACTCTACGAACAGCCGATGGGTTCCCAACCGCCGTCCGTTCAGTACATACCCGTCCCCTACAAGTCTCCCCAGCAACAGCAAAACGCTAAATGA
- the lnt gene encoding apolipoprotein N-acyltransferase yields MLTDRHKEVLKGLLAGILFYLSFSKLNLYFLVFPALFLGIRKNFLRLFSFGFSAFFLSLLWIRIPLIDYGNINPFIAYPALVLLVLFLSLYQFGLTYLLWRVFKFSFFAFPFLYTLVEILRSHLPYGGFPWLLLGVNLVDIPVLRYTLNAGTVFLGSFVVLLISLFPLFNKKEKIFSLAIITPLLIYGFIKETSYRVTHYGLKIALIQPFVPQDVKLNRELFELKYGEIIELVKKAVEKKPDLVVLPESAFPFYLGELEEKGKEILELSKKVPIITGFIEIDEGFKPYNTVVLLKDGRVIEKYRKIKLVPFGEYTPFPFKFFSKYVPYLSFEDYNRGNKVKCFQLNGFSIGTPVCFEVAYPFFVKSFGCEFIAVLTNDAWFRDSEGTFQHMKLARVRAIENEKFFLWVNNTGPSGIISPRGEVIKSIDYGSRGILLFSF; encoded by the coding sequence ATGCTTACTGATAGACACAAAGAAGTACTTAAAGGTCTATTAGCGGGTATATTGTTTTACCTTTCCTTCTCAAAGTTAAATCTTTACTTTCTCGTATTTCCCGCTTTATTTCTGGGAATAAGAAAGAACTTCTTAAGGCTCTTTTCCTTCGGTTTTAGTGCCTTTTTCCTTTCCCTACTCTGGATAAGGATACCTTTAATAGATTATGGAAATATTAATCCCTTCATAGCCTATCCCGCTTTAGTTCTGCTCGTTCTTTTCCTGAGCTTATACCAGTTCGGACTTACGTACCTTTTGTGGAGGGTTTTTAAATTTAGTTTTTTTGCATTTCCATTTTTGTACACCTTAGTTGAAATCTTGCGCTCCCACCTGCCTTACGGAGGCTTCCCTTGGCTGCTTCTGGGTGTCAACCTCGTGGACATTCCCGTGCTCAGATACACACTAAACGCTGGAACCGTTTTCCTAGGGAGTTTTGTAGTACTCCTGATTTCACTCTTTCCCTTATTCAATAAAAAAGAGAAGATCTTTTCTTTAGCAATTATCACTCCTCTTCTAATTTACGGTTTTATAAAGGAAACATCTTACAGAGTTACTCACTACGGATTAAAAATCGCGTTAATACAGCCTTTTGTGCCTCAAGATGTTAAACTCAACAGGGAATTATTTGAATTGAAATACGGCGAAATAATTGAACTTGTAAAAAAAGCGGTTGAAAAAAAGCCCGATTTAGTCGTGCTCCCAGAGTCTGCATTTCCTTTTTACCTCGGCGAACTGGAAGAAAAAGGAAAGGAAATTCTTGAACTCTCAAAAAAAGTTCCCATAATTACGGGTTTTATAGAAATAGATGAAGGCTTTAAACCTTACAATACGGTAGTTCTCTTAAAAGACGGCAGAGTAATAGAAAAGTACAGAAAGATCAAATTAGTTCCCTTCGGAGAGTACACACCCTTTCCCTTCAAGTTTTTTTCCAAATACGTGCCGTACCTGAGCTTTGAAGATTACAACAGGGGAAATAAGGTAAAGTGTTTCCAGTTAAATGGGTTCTCAATAGGAACACCTGTATGTTTTGAGGTTGCTTATCCTTTCTTCGTTAAGTCTTTCGGGTGTGAATTTATAGCAGTTTTGACAAACGATGCCTGGTTCAGGGATTCAGAGGGGACTTTTCAGCATATGAAACTCGCAAGAGTAAGAGCAATTGAAAATGAAAAATTCTTCCTGTGGGTAAACAACACAGGCCCATCGGGTATTATCTCTCCGAGAGGTGAGGTAATAAAGAGTATTGATTACGGAAGTAGAGGTATTTTACTTTTCTCCTTTTAA
- the flgA gene encoding flagellar basal body P-ring formation chaperone FlgA: MKCSLKRLIYAVNFLFFLFTFSLDLESLIKNELRKEFGEEVRLKNYKVLTGIPDNFSKVELKVYKNSPRGFLHLKNTKVGTIALELEWKCRVLVAKRDIYPGERLNFSNVEEREIYLERCPQNFKENFVNFVALKEIKKGTIVRRSYLKKEFLVKRGEIVNAVYENGNVVIRFRTKALENGYYGEVIRVLSPFSRKVIRGKIIGEGTVKILR, from the coding sequence ATGAAATGCTCTCTCAAGCGGCTAATTTACGCCGTTAATTTCCTTTTCTTTCTATTTACTTTCTCCCTTGACTTAGAAAGCCTGATAAAAAATGAATTAAGAAAGGAGTTTGGTGAAGAAGTTAGGCTGAAAAATTATAAAGTTCTCACGGGAATACCTGATAACTTTTCAAAAGTAGAACTCAAAGTTTACAAAAATTCTCCAAGAGGATTTCTTCACCTCAAAAACACAAAGGTTGGAACGATAGCCTTAGAACTTGAGTGGAAGTGCAGGGTGCTCGTAGCGAAAAGGGATATATATCCTGGAGAAAGACTGAACTTTTCAAACGTAGAAGAGAGAGAAATTTATCTGGAAAGATGTCCCCAAAATTTTAAGGAAAACTTCGTAAACTTTGTAGCTTTAAAGGAGATAAAAAAAGGGACAATTGTAAGAAGATCCTACCTGAAAAAGGAATTTCTGGTTAAAAGAGGTGAGATAGTAAACGCTGTGTATGAAAACGGAAACGTAGTTATCAGGTTCAGAACGAAAGCTTTAGAAAACGGGTATTACGGAGAAGTTATCAGAGTCCTTTCTCCCTTTTCCAGAAAGGTGATACGAGGGAAAATAATAGGTGAGGGAACGGTTAAAATACTTAGGTGA
- the acpS gene encoding holo-ACP synthase, which yields MIGVDIVKNERIKDALERFGDKFLDRIYTKRELEYCYAHCDFLPCLAARWAGKEAVLKAFYTEFKIFLRFKEIEILGNRGRPPTVVINREGVEEILKNYEVIVSLSHERDYSVAVAYIKKKS from the coding sequence ATGATAGGCGTGGATATAGTGAAGAATGAACGGATTAAGGATGCCCTTGAACGCTTCGGGGATAAATTCCTAGACAGGATATACACGAAGAGGGAACTTGAATACTGCTACGCACACTGCGATTTCCTTCCCTGCCTCGCCGCGAGGTGGGCGGGGAAGGAAGCTGTTTTAAAAGCCTTTTACACCGAATTTAAAATTTTTTTGAGGTTTAAGGAGATAGAAATACTCGGGAATAGAGGAAGACCGCCAACGGTTGTAATAAACAGAGAAGGAGTAGAAGAAATCCTGAAAAATTACGAAGTGATAGTTTCCTTGTCTCACGAGAGGGATTATTCTGTAGCGGTGGCGTATATAAAAAAGAAAAGTTAA
- a CDS encoding UDP-N-acetylmuramoyl-tripeptide--D-alanyl-D-alanine ligase encodes MQITSQTLAKILKGSLVGSPNIPVKTFSIDSRTIKQGEVFIPLKGQKFDAHNFIPDAFKKGAVGVISEREVDVPPGKFLIKVRSTLESLREIAKFKRENFKGKVIGVAGSAGKTTTKELLSHLLSIKGKVYKSPGNLNSQVGLPLAVANASLETDFWVLEHGASKRGEIKNLIEITKPHVRLITTLGEEHLEGFGSLEGVIWGNAEMFCRISDNFYAVIPGKFLDTLFFLPKKISFGERGELQAQNVEVSEKGVSFEVEGEKFFISVPSLGLVENILACFCVLKVLGFTLKEFKEALKEFSPVEGRMKVFNLKNFILIDDTYNANPVSLRNAIKSVGAFKRDKVFILGDMLELGEHSKELHEEVGRLLNTVKGIRLAIFYGDEMKYAYDSFNKSKKFYAKTKEEMLQFIEENLKEFEGCAVLIKGSRGMKLEEVVDFLRGMSNAT; translated from the coding sequence GTGCAAATCACATCTCAAACTCTTGCAAAGATACTAAAAGGTTCCTTGGTAGGTTCTCCAAATATTCCCGTAAAAACCTTTTCGATAGATTCTAGAACAATAAAACAAGGTGAGGTATTTATTCCATTAAAAGGACAAAAATTTGACGCCCACAACTTTATACCCGACGCTTTCAAAAAAGGGGCAGTAGGTGTTATTTCCGAAAGAGAAGTTGATGTTCCTCCGGGAAAATTCTTAATTAAAGTCAGGTCTACGCTTGAAAGTCTAAGGGAAATCGCAAAGTTTAAAAGAGAAAACTTTAAGGGAAAAGTCATAGGAGTTGCAGGTTCCGCCGGAAAAACTACCACTAAAGAATTGTTATCGCACTTACTTTCTATAAAGGGAAAAGTTTACAAATCTCCGGGAAACTTAAATTCTCAGGTTGGTCTTCCCCTTGCCGTAGCAAATGCCTCTTTAGAGACGGACTTTTGGGTTCTGGAACACGGGGCAAGTAAAAGGGGTGAGATAAAAAATTTAATCGAGATAACAAAGCCTCACGTTAGGCTTATAACTACTCTGGGAGAGGAACACCTTGAAGGTTTTGGAAGTTTAGAGGGAGTAATTTGGGGAAACGCTGAAATGTTTTGCAGGATTTCGGATAACTTTTATGCCGTTATTCCGGGAAAATTTTTGGATACCTTATTCTTTTTACCAAAGAAGATTTCCTTCGGAGAAAGGGGAGAGCTGCAAGCCCAAAATGTAGAGGTTAGTGAGAAAGGCGTATCCTTTGAGGTAGAAGGGGAGAAGTTTTTTATAAGTGTTCCGAGTTTAGGACTTGTGGAAAACATACTGGCATGCTTTTGTGTTTTGAAGGTACTGGGATTCACTTTAAAAGAGTTTAAGGAGGCTTTAAAAGAATTTAGTCCTGTAGAGGGCAGGATGAAAGTTTTCAATTTAAAGAACTTTATCCTTATTGACGATACCTACAACGCTAATCCGGTATCACTCCGGAATGCGATAAAAAGTGTGGGAGCGTTCAAGCGGGACAAGGTTTTTATACTCGGTGACATGCTGGAACTGGGAGAGCACAGTAAAGAACTCCACGAAGAGGTAGGAAGGCTTCTAAATACGGTAAAAGGTATTCGTCTTGCTATCTTTTACGGGGATGAAATGAAATATGCCTACGATAGTTTCAACAAAAGTAAGAAATTTTACGCTAAAACTAAAGAAGAAATGTTACAATTTATAGAGGAAAATTTAAAAGAATTTGAAGGGTGTGCGGTATTGATTAAAGGGTCGAGAGGTATGAAACTAGAAGAAGTAGTTGATTTTCTGAGGGGGATGAGTAATGCAACTTAA
- a CDS encoding UPF0104 family protein, with product MLKNLIRSVIKGSVLLVFFLLLSFLFLAYRSFSPEALYLVGNLNKFYLLLAFFCLFLVHTFDNARLFIISRALGIKYSFLYGYITSFVNTFGATVTPAHIGGEGMAVYMLLRKGISAHKVATAVTFKTVTGMVFFILCFPFLILQTLKSPKNFINLFLILLVLLLFTPLFFTGIKKFLKKKDSEGLGSKLRKFLVKYLGAVKFFYKRKKAEFLLASLSSIGLYLSFLFIAFFLLLSFGKEVSPLEILSLQLGLLYAIFVSPTPGGSGVGEIGGYVIFAGLLGQNEVGVFVLLWRLISQYFSAFLGGILFFICLLIDTKKYLKVY from the coding sequence ATGCTTAAAAACCTTATCAGGAGTGTAATAAAGGGTTCTGTGCTCCTCGTTTTTTTTCTCCTCCTCTCTTTCCTCTTCTTGGCCTACAGGAGCTTTTCCCCGGAAGCCCTTTATCTCGTTGGAAACCTCAATAAGTTTTACCTACTTCTGGCTTTCTTTTGTTTATTCCTCGTCCACACCTTTGACAACGCCAGACTCTTTATAATTTCCAGAGCCCTCGGTATAAAGTACTCCTTCCTTTACGGTTACATTACTTCCTTTGTGAATACCTTCGGTGCTACCGTAACTCCGGCTCACATCGGCGGAGAGGGGATGGCGGTTTACATGCTCCTCAGAAAAGGAATAAGTGCCCACAAGGTGGCTACTGCGGTTACCTTTAAAACGGTCACGGGTATGGTTTTCTTCATATTGTGCTTTCCCTTCCTCATTCTTCAAACCCTAAAAAGCCCCAAAAATTTTATAAATCTGTTCCTCATACTTTTAGTTCTTCTCCTGTTTACTCCCTTATTCTTTACGGGAATAAAGAAATTCCTTAAGAAAAAGGATAGTGAAGGTCTCGGATCTAAATTGAGAAAGTTCTTGGTCAAGTACCTCGGTGCGGTTAAGTTCTTCTACAAAAGGAAGAAAGCGGAGTTCCTGCTCGCGAGCTTGTCCTCAATAGGGCTTTACCTCTCGTTTCTCTTTATAGCCTTCTTCCTGCTCCTTTCCTTCGGAAAGGAAGTTTCGCCTTTGGAAATCCTTTCACTTCAGCTCGGACTTCTTTACGCGATATTTGTAAGCCCCACACCGGGAGGTAGCGGAGTAGGAGAGATTGGGGGGTACGTTATCTTTGCGGGACTGCTCGGTCAGAACGAAGTTGGTGTTTTCGTCCTTCTCTGGCGCTTAATAAGTCAGTACTTCAGCGCCTTCCTTGGAGGTATCCTATTTTTCATATGCTTACTGATAGACACAAAGAAGTACTTAAAGGTCTATTAG
- the queC gene encoding 7-cyano-7-deazaguanine synthase QueC, which produces MKKHDGIIVLLSGGMDSATLLWLAKREFKKVYAISFDYGQRHKVELKYAKELAKLAEVEDHFIVQVPFYTSLKGSALIDESVEVPKGEYPENEPPVTTVPMRNLIFLSIASAFADNLEVNYIGIGVHALDTPYPDCRPEFITAAEAAINAGSTFVAKKKERMHVYAPFLGMSKRDIALLGKELGVPFEKTYSCYMGTEPPCGECPTCIQREEALRGIL; this is translated from the coding sequence ATGAAAAAACACGATGGAATAATTGTCCTGCTTTCAGGCGGAATGGACAGTGCAACGTTACTTTGGCTTGCAAAAAGGGAGTTTAAAAAGGTATACGCTATTTCCTTTGATTACGGTCAAAGGCATAAAGTTGAACTTAAATACGCAAAGGAACTTGCTAAACTTGCAGAGGTGGAAGATCACTTTATAGTTCAGGTGCCGTTTTATACCTCGCTTAAAGGCTCTGCTTTAATAGACGAGAGTGTTGAAGTTCCGAAAGGAGAGTACCCTGAAAACGAACCTCCTGTGACCACCGTTCCCATGAGGAATTTGATTTTTCTCTCAATTGCCTCCGCTTTTGCGGACAACCTAGAGGTAAATTACATAGGGATAGGTGTTCACGCCCTTGATACACCTTATCCAGATTGCAGACCTGAGTTTATAACCGCTGCGGAAGCAGCCATTAACGCAGGTTCTACTTTTGTTGCAAAGAAAAAGGAGAGAATGCACGTTTACGCTCCCTTTTTGGGTATGAGTAAAAGGGATATAGCACTCCTTGGGAAGGAACTTGGTGTTCCCTTTGAGAAGACTTACTCCTGCTATATGGGAACTGAACCACCCTGCGGAGAGTGTCCCACGTGTATACAGCGGGAGGAAGCTCTAAGGGGAATCCTCTAA
- the surE gene encoding 5'/3'-nucleotidase SurE → MPTFLLVNDDGYFSPGINALREALKSLGRVVVVAPDRNLSGVGHSLTFTEPLKMRKIDTDFYTVIDGTPADCVHLGYRVILEEKKPDLVLSGINEGPNLGEDITYSGTVSGAMEGRILGIPSIAFSAFGRENIMFEEIAKVCVDIVKKVLNEGIPEDTYLNVNIPNLRYEEIKGIKVTRQGKRAYKERVFKYIDPYGKPFYWIAAEEFGWHAEEGTDYWAVLNGYVSVTPLHLDLTNYKVMKSIKYLEDSP, encoded by the coding sequence ATGCCTACGTTTTTATTGGTAAACGACGATGGTTACTTTTCTCCCGGAATAAACGCCCTCAGGGAAGCTTTGAAATCCCTTGGGAGAGTAGTTGTAGTCGCTCCCGACAGGAACTTAAGCGGCGTTGGACACTCCCTCACCTTTACGGAACCCCTGAAGATGAGGAAAATAGACACGGATTTTTACACCGTTATAGACGGAACTCCTGCGGACTGCGTTCACCTTGGTTACAGAGTTATCCTTGAAGAAAAGAAACCCGATCTTGTACTTTCGGGAATAAACGAAGGACCTAACCTCGGAGAAGATATAACTTACTCCGGAACTGTTTCGGGAGCAATGGAAGGAAGGATACTGGGAATACCTTCTATAGCCTTTTCTGCTTTTGGCAGAGAAAATATAATGTTCGAAGAAATAGCAAAAGTGTGCGTGGACATAGTTAAGAAAGTCCTAAACGAAGGTATACCCGAAGATACATACCTCAACGTAAACATCCCTAACCTCAGGTACGAAGAGATAAAGGGCATAAAAGTAACGAGGCAGGGAAAAAGGGCTTACAAAGAAAGGGTTTTTAAGTACATAGACCCATACGGTAAGCCCTTTTACTGGATCGCGGCTGAAGAATTCGGCTGGCACGCGGAAGAAGGGACAGACTACTGGGCAGTTTTGAATGGATACGTTTCCGTCACACCCCTGCACCTTGACCTTACAAATTACAAAGTAATGAAAAGCATAAAGTACTTAGAGGATTCCCCTTAG